AGAAATGCGGCAAGCTGACCGTCCTGAACACGTCCTCGGAAATCTGGCACGTGCAACTGGTCGCGTCTGGCTTCTCCGTCGAGAAGGATCGGATATACCGATTCCAGTACTGGGCTCGGGGGGAGACCGGCGCCGGGGCGCTCGAGGTCGCCTTCGTGAAAGGCTCGCCCCCTTGGTCCTTTTACGGCGCGGCCAAGCAAAAGGTGACATCCGAATGGAAGCGGTACGAGATGAGCTTCACCGCGCCCGTCACCACCTCCGACATCCAGGTCGCCTTCCAGTGCGCCTCCCAACGAGGCGATTACTATGTGGATGACGTTACCTTCACCGCCGAGGGGAGGATGGACCTGAAGCCTCTCCCGGCCGATTGGTATGCGCGGTCGGAGCAGCGGATCGACTCCCTCCGCAAGGGCGATTTCACCCTGGCCGCGAAGACCAAGGACGGACGTCCTTGCGAGGGAAGCGCCGATGTCCGGCTGAAGCGGCACGCGTTCCCATGGGGCACCTGCCTCAATTTCCAAGGTGGAAGTCTCGAAAAGAAATACGAGGAAACCGCCCTGCGGTATTTCAACAGCGGGGTCTTCGAGAACGCCTTCAAATGGGAGGAGTACGAAAGGGTGGAGGGTAAACCCGACACCGCCGATCTCGAACGGTACCTGAAATGGGGCGAGCAGCACGACTTCCCCTTCCGGGGACACGCCCTGGTATGGGGGATAGAGAAGTACGGCTTCGACAGGCATTGGGCCAGGCTCAAAAGCGACGACTTCCTCAGGCAGTCCATGCGAAAGCGGATCCAGCGCGACCTTACCCGTTACCGGGGCAGGATCAAGGAATACGATGTGTGGAATGAGCCTCTCCATGAGCCCGCCCTGTTCAATCGGCTGGGGTTGGAGATCCTGGATTCGGCCTTCCACTGGGCGCATGCCGCAGATCCGAATGCGAAGCTCTTCATCAATGAATACTCGAACATCGACGGCGGGGACACCAAGCCCTACCGGGACATGGTGGAAGCCGCTTTGAAGCGGGGCGTGCCGATCCAAGGGATTGGCGTGCAGGGGCATTTCTCAGGCCCGATCGATCCTCTCGACGTTGCCGCCAAGCTGTATTACATGGCGGAGACGGGATTGCCCTTGAAGATCACGGAGTTCGATCTCGACGTGCAGGGATTGGGCCTCTCCGAGAAGCGGATGGCCGAGGAATATGCCAAGATGCTTCGCACCGCCTTCTCCCATC
The genomic region above belongs to Fibrobacterota bacterium and contains:
- a CDS encoding endo-1,4-beta-xylanase → MVMRSLALSVLAIAAGAQDRAPPGFGAAAATKPFPDGSFEQGPATWEYRQNSEGLGTFEVTEHQPHAGKKCGKLTVLNTSSEIWHVQLVASGFSVEKDRIYRFQYWARGETGAGALEVAFVKGSPPWSFYGAAKQKVTSEWKRYEMSFTAPVTTSDIQVAFQCASQRGDYYVDDVTFTAEGRMDLKPLPADWYARSEQRIDSLRKGDFTLAAKTKDGRPCEGSADVRLKRHAFPWGTCLNFQGGSLEKKYEETALRYFNSGVFENAFKWEEYERVEGKPDTADLERYLKWGEQHDFPFRGHALVWGIEKYGFDRHWARLKSDDFLRQSMRKRIQRDLTRYRGRIKEYDVWNEPLHEPALFNRLGLEILDSAFHWAHAADPNAKLFINEYSNIDGGDTKPYRDMVEAALKRGVPIQGIGVQGHFSGPIDPLDVAAKLYYMAETGLPLKITEFDLDVQGLGLSEKRMAEEYAKMLRTAFSHPAVEGFLFWGFWDARHWRPGAGLFDFDFKPKAAADSVYHLIHEVWTTAKTLQLDSLGQADFRGFYGTYDVHIRCSDGTDKTLPAKFLKEGPRKVEAVAE